TAACACCATTTCAGCTGCCGACCTTCACAATGAAATGAGTGACGATGTTAAGATCATTCTGGCAGAATACCGCCTGGCACTCAAAAAAAATAACAAAAGAAAAATATAATCATCTGAAGGTAATTAGCAACAGCTGTCTTTGCCGGTTATCTTGTCACGTTTAAATCATATATTATGAAGAACAAGTCATACATTGGGATTTCGTTTATTGTTTTAATTTTTGGTATTTGGGTAGTTCCTAAAATCCTGAATAAATTTCAGAAGGCAGATTTAGTCGTTATCGGCCCGGTTCCGAAATTTGAACTGATTGACCAGGACAATAAAAAAATATCCAACGAAGATTATTTAGGAAAGGTTTATGTGGTGGAATTCTTTTTTGCAACCTGTCCGACGATTTGCCCGATTATGAATCAGAACATGCTAAAGCTGCAGGATGCGTTTTATGGCAATCCGAAATTCGGTATTGCATCCATTACAATCGATCCGGCTCATGATACTCCGGCTGTTTTAAAAGCACATGCGACCCAGTTGGGCGTTAAAAATTACAATTGGCACTTTCTTACCGGCGATAAAAAATACATTTACGATTTGGCTTTAAAAGGATTTAACCTGTATGCCGGTGAAAATGATAAGCAGGCAGGAGGATTTGAACATTCCGGTTTGTTTGCCTTGGTGGACAAAGAAGGAAACATCCGATGCCGCAAAGACAGCTTTGACAACCCGATTTTATATTATGACGGATTGGAAGAAGCAGGAGTAAAAGCAATAAAAGAAGATATCAAAAAATTATTAGAAGAATAACAGTAATGGAGAATTCAGTTGAAAAGAAATATAATAAGTGGATCGTAGTATTGTCAGTTGCTATTCCGCTTGTGGTAGCCTTGCTTTTTGGGGTTAACTTACGAAAGTTAGGGTATGATGTGGAACCGCTATCGTTCCTGCCGCCAATTTATGCCACGATAAACGGTGTTACCGCTGTGGTTTTGGTTGCCGCTGTTATGGCGATTAAAAACGGAAAGAGAAGTCTGCATGAAAACCTGATGAAAGTGGCTATAGCGTGCTCTGTTGCGTTTTTAGCAATGTATGTGGCCTATCACATGACTTCGGATTCTACGAAGTTTGGAGGAGAAGGTGCTATTAAGTATATTTATTACTTTATATTGATAACGCACATCCTGCTGTCGGTAATTATCATACCGTTTGTTTTGGTTACTTATGTGAGAGCCTTGGCAGAGCGTTTTGATAAACATAAAAAGCTTGCGAAAATAACATTCCCGATGTGGTTGTATGTTGCTGTTACCGGAGTGATTGTTTACCTTATGATTTCACCATATTATGCACACTAAAGAACTACAAAAAAAGAAAAGCGCTTTTTCCCTGCAGTCTGTTTTTATAGCAGTATTGTTTTTAGCGGCTTCATTTAGTGCCAGTGCACAATGCGCAATGTGCCGGGCTGCTTTGGAAAGTGAAGAAGGCGGTGTAAAGGCGGAAGCGGTAAATGACGGAATTGTATACCTGATGATTATCCCTTATGTCCTTGTGGGTGCTTTAGGATATGCTATTTACCGGTTAAAGACGAGGAAGAAAGTCAAACAGCCGGAAACGAATTAAATAGAAAAGCAACCCGATCAGGTTGCTTTTTTTTATGGTGTAAACGGGATGTTACTCCATTCCGTCAATCTTGATGCTCATTTGTCCGGAAGTTTTAATAAAAGCAATAATGGCCTTATCGGTTACTTCTACCTTATCGAAAATAAAGTCATTTAGCTTGCCGTTCACAAAAACACCTTTCATCGGGGAATAATTGTTTAAATACGGCAGCATGTTTTTCTTGCCTTCTTCCAGGTTTTCCTTAATAGAATAGCGGCAGCTTTCCTGTATTTTGCTTAAAATAAGACCCTGCATTAACCAGTTGGCGGTTTTGGT
This region of Flavobacterium inviolabile genomic DNA includes:
- a CDS encoding SCO family protein; the protein is MKNKSYIGISFIVLIFGIWVVPKILNKFQKADLVVIGPVPKFELIDQDNKKISNEDYLGKVYVVEFFFATCPTICPIMNQNMLKLQDAFYGNPKFGIASITIDPAHDTPAVLKAHATQLGVKNYNWHFLTGDKKYIYDLALKGFNLYAGENDKQAGGFEHSGLFALVDKEGNIRCRKDSFDNPILYYDGLEEAGVKAIKEDIKKLLEE
- a CDS encoding DUF420 domain-containing protein, producing MENSVEKKYNKWIVVLSVAIPLVVALLFGVNLRKLGYDVEPLSFLPPIYATINGVTAVVLVAAVMAIKNGKRSLHENLMKVAIACSVAFLAMYVAYHMTSDSTKFGGEGAIKYIYYFILITHILLSVIIIPFVLVTYVRALAERFDKHKKLAKITFPMWLYVAVTGVIVYLMISPYYAH